Below is a genomic region from Alphaproteobacteria bacterium.
TGCAGCAGGGGATGGATGCGGACGTGGGTGCCGGGCGGAAAATCGGTCTTGAACTGATCCCAGAACTCGGGCGGCTGGTCGCGAAAGTCCCACTGGCCGTGATCGCCGCGCGGACTGAACACCCGTTCCTTGGCGCGGGTCGCTTCCTCGTCGCGGCGGATGCCGGCGATGACCCCGGTGAAGCCGCCGTCCTCGATGACCTTCTTGAGCCCCGCCGTCTTGCGCGCCGCCGACCGCGCCGCCGGGGGCAGCGACTGGTCCATGTCCTCGATCGGCGGACATTGGCCCTGGATGAGCATCAGCTCCCATTCCTCCACGTAACGGTCGCGGAATTCGTACATCTCCTTGAACTTCTTTCCGGTATCGACGTGGATCACGGGGAATGGGACATGGCCGAAGAAGGCCTTCTTGGCGAGCCACACCATGACGTTCGAATCCTTGCCCAGCGACCACAACATGCCGATCTTGTCGAGGCGGTTGTAGGCTTCGCGCAGGATGAAGATGCTTTGGCTCTCGAGGGCATCGAGATCTTGGGCCATGATCGCTTCCGTGGTCTGGTGTCGCTTCCCGGGGGATCGGGCGCGCACGTTAATCAGCCCGTGCCGGGTCGTCAACGGCGCTGCGGCACAATACCAAGGCTCGATGATAGGAACCCACCTCACCGCGGGGATTTTGTCCGCTCACTAGAGCCTTGTCGGATCATATGGGATCAATTCTGTTGCGGATTGGGCGGCCATCCGCGGCATTGCCGCCCTCGCCCGATGCGTCGGCATCGCGCTTCGCACCGCGCCTGCCCGGATGACCCGATTTGCGCCCATGAGATGAGTCCCTATCATCGAGTCTTGGTATAAGGGCGCAACCCGGTTGCCGTCGCGATGGCGCTCGACTACCAATCGTCGATATTGCCTACTGGAAACGCCGCCCATGTCCGTGCAATTCGTCCCACCGCCGCCCCGCTACCGGGCGATCGCAATCTGGCTCTTGCTGTGCTGCGCGATGATTTTCGCCATGGTCGTCATCGGCGGCATCACCCGGTTGACCGAGTCGGGGCTGTCGATGGTCGAATGGCGGCCGCTGATCGGCTGGCTGCCGCCGTTGACCGAGGCGGCATGGCACGAGGTGTTCGTCAAATACCAGGCCTCGCCGCAGTTCGAGAAGGTCAATGCCGGGATGTCGCTGGACGACTTCCAGACCATCTTCTGGTGGGAGTACATCCACCGTCTGTGGGGGCGGCTGATCGGCGTCGTCTTTTTGCTGCCGTTCCTGTGGTTTCTGGTCCGCGGCTATCTCGACCGCGCGCTCGCACCCAAGCTCGTCATCATGTTCGTCCTCGGCGGTTTGCAGGGCCTGCTCGGCTGGTACATGGTCAAGAGCGGCCTCGTCGACCGGCCCGAGGTCAGCCAATACCGCCTCGCCGCCCATCTCGGCCTGGCGGTGGTCATCTACGGCTACATGCTGTGGGTCGCCCTCGGCCTGTTGACGCGGCCGGCGACCAGTTTCGGCCCCTCGCATCGCACCGCCGCCGTGCTGCCGTTTCTGGTCTTCGTGACCCTGGTCTCCGGCGGCTTCGTCGCCGGGCTCGACGCGGGTCTCGCCTACAACACCTTCCCGCTGATGGGTGACGCGGTGGTGCCGGAAGCGTACTTCGCCATGGAGCCCGCCATCGTCAATGTTTTCGAGAACATCGCCGCCGTGCAATTCAATCACCGGCTGTTGGCGATCGTGACCCTGGCCGCGACCCTGGCCTATGTTTGCTTCGCGGGGATCTACGGGATCGAGGGGCGGGCGCGCGCTCTCGCCGCGGCCATTGCAATATTCGCCTGCATCCAGGTCGGGCTCGGTATCGCGACGCTGCTGTTGTTCGTTCCGCTGCCCTTGGCCGTCGCCCATCAGGCGGGCGCGCTGGTATTGTTTACCTTGGCCGTGTGGCTCGTCGTCGAATTGCGTCACGGTCAACCGAAATCGGCGTTTTAGAGCGCAACCAATTGGCCACATTGGGGCCATGATTGAAGCTTACCCTGAGGCGAATGAGGAGAACCGCCATGCGCAAAATCGCCCCTGCTCTCTTCGCCTCGAGCCTGCTCCTCTCCACTTCCGCCTGGGCCCAATCGTCCGAGCCGCGCGGCCTCGACGATTATCTCGACCCCGAAACGCGGGAACAGGCCGAACAGATGATGCGCGAGAGCGTCGAGCGCATGCTCGACGCCATGCAGCTGTTCCTCGAGGCCGTCCCGCAATACGACCCACCGGAGATGACGCCCGAAGGCGATATCATCATCCGACGGCGCAACCCGCGCCCGGCGCCGATCATCGAATACGACGAGACCGAAGAATCGACGACCTAGATCGTTCTTGAGATCGGTCGAAGCGGCTCCTCTCTAGTGTCGGGCCGCCGGCGCCAGCAAGGACAGCGCGAACAACGTTGTCGCCGCGACCACGATCGTCGGCCCCGTCGGCGTATCCCATTGGGCTGATCCGGCGAGGCCGAGGACCGAGGCCAGGGCGCCGATGCCGCCGGCGAGCAATGCCATCTGTTCGGGCGTGCGGGCGAAGCGCCGCGCCGTCGCGGCCGGAATAATCAGCAGCGAGGTGATCAGCAAGACGCCCACGATCTTGACCGCGGCGGCGATGACGGTGGCGATCAAGAACATCAACGCAAGGCGAACCGCATCGACGGGAACGCCGTCGACCCGGGCCAGATCCTCGTCGACCGAAAGCGCCAGCAACCAGCGCCACAGGAATGCCAGGGCGGCGATGACGATCGCGCCGCCGCCATAGATCCAAACCAGGTCTCTTCCGTCGACGGCTAGAATATCGCCGAACAGATAGGACAGAAGATCGATACGAACGGTCTCGAACGAGGCGATGACGATAATGCCGATCGCCAGCGCGCTGTGGGCCAGGATGCCGAGCAGCGTATCGCTGGCCAAGGTACGCTGGCGTTGCAGGGCGACCAGAAAAATCGCGAACAGGGTGCAGGCGATAACGATGCCGACATTGAGATCGATGCCGAGGATCAGCCCGAGCGCGACGCCAAGCAGCGCCGAATGCGACAACGCGTCGCCGAAATAGGCCATACGCCGCCACACAATGAAGCAGCCGACGGCGCCGGCAACCAGCGACACGCCGACCGCCGCGGCGAGTGCGCGGAGCAG
It encodes:
- a CDS encoding sulfate adenylyltransferase subunit 2, with translation MAQDLDALESQSIFILREAYNRLDKIGMLWSLGKDSNVMVWLAKKAFFGHVPFPVIHVDTGKKFKEMYEFRDRYVEEWELMLIQGQCPPIEDMDQSLPPAARSAARKTAGLKKVIEDGGFTGVIAGIRRDEEATRAKERVFSPRGDHGQWDFRDQPPEFWDQFKTDFPPGTHVRIHPLLHWTEIDIWRYTLREGIPTIGLYFATDGKRYRSLGDEDITAPVASTATSIEEIIDELRDTKVAERSGRAMDHESEDAFERLRVEGYM
- a CDS encoding heme A synthase, which codes for MSVQFVPPPPRYRAIAIWLLLCCAMIFAMVVIGGITRLTESGLSMVEWRPLIGWLPPLTEAAWHEVFVKYQASPQFEKVNAGMSLDDFQTIFWWEYIHRLWGRLIGVVFLLPFLWFLVRGYLDRALAPKLVIMFVLGGLQGLLGWYMVKSGLVDRPEVSQYRLAAHLGLAVVIYGYMLWVALGLLTRPATSFGPSHRTAAVLPFLVFVTLVSGGFVAGLDAGLAYNTFPLMGDAVVPEAYFAMEPAIVNVFENIAAVQFNHRLLAIVTLAATLAYVCFAGIYGIEGRARALAAAIAIFACIQVGLGIATLLLFVPLPLAVAHQAGALVLFTLAVWLVVELRHGQPKSAF
- a CDS encoding iron chelate uptake ABC transporter family permease subunit, whose protein sequence is MDDFLLRALAAAVGVSLVAGAVGCFIVWRRMAYFGDALSHSALLGVALGLILGIDLNVGIVIACTLFAIFLVALQRQRTLASDTLLGILAHSALAIGIIVIASFETVRIDLLSYLFGDILAVDGRDLVWIYGGGAIVIAALAFLWRWLLALSVDEDLARVDGVPVDAVRLALMFLIATVIAAAVKIVGVLLITSLLIIPAATARRFARTPEQMALLAGGIGALASVLGLAGSAQWDTPTGPTIVVAATTLFALSLLAPAARH